One part of the Ranitomeya imitator isolate aRanImi1 chromosome 10, aRanImi1.pri, whole genome shotgun sequence genome encodes these proteins:
- the LOC138651219 gene encoding uncharacterized protein, translated as MDRSMESIYLTFELELALAIAYAFACHEQRRRDKLRRRSRRRFWLHPIVEVRESRGAYHCLFGELNENQDKYLEYTRMTKDSFRYLLRLVEGTISRQDTQLRKSISPEERLLVTLRFLATGETLRSLHFQFRIGVSTLSGIIADTCRALWDNLREEFLPIPTQEIWHANAQKFHKVCSFPNCIGAVDGKHIRITKPSRSGSLFYNYKKYFSTVLMAIAGADCRFLAVDIGAFGRANDSRTFKESDMGQRLYNNNFNFPHPRPLPNTDGPDLPFVVVGDEAFQMSGNLLKPYSSRGLDRTKTIFNYRLSRARRTVECAFGILVSKWRILGSAINLKIETVDEVVKACVVLHNFIIDKERVNVELDEHIQNPLPDYQDHPLRTTVEIAHMRDQFAAYFVSDVGRVSWQDEMV; from the exons atggatcgttccatggagagtatctacctcacttttgagctggaattagcccttgctatagcttatgcttttgcctgtcatgaacagaggagaagagacaaactacggagaaggagtcggcgGCGTTTTTGGcttcaccctatagtggaagtccgagagagtcgtggagcgtaccattgtctttttggtgaattaaatgagaaccaggacaaatacttagAATACACCAGGATGACAAAAGACAGCtttcgatatctgctgcgtctggtggaaggaaccatttccaggcaggacacgcagctccgtaaatcgatttcccctgaggagcgtctgctggtgactctacg tttcctggctactggagagacattgagatcactgcatttccagtttcggattggagtctcaacactgtcgggtattattgcagacacatgccgcgcattgtgggacaacctccgggaggaatttttgccCATCCCTACACAAGAAATATggcatgccaacgcccaaaaattccacAAAgtttgttctttccctaactgtatcggagctgtggatgggaagcacattaggattaccaagccgtcaagaagtggatctcttttttataattataaaaaatacttttccactgtgctgatggcaattgctggtgcggactgcaggtttctcgctgtggacattggagcctttggtcgtgcaaatgattcacggacatttaaggagtctgatatgggccaaagattgtacaataacaattttaatttcccccatccacgacctcttcccaacactgacggCCCggacctgccatttgttgttgttggtgatgaggcttttcaaatgagtggcaacctactgaaaccgtactccagtcgtgggttggaccgtaccaaaactatatttaattatagactgtccagggccagaagaactgtggagtgcgcctttggcatcctggtctccaaatggcgtatattaggatccgctataaatttgaaaattgagacagtggatgaggtggtgaaggcgtgtgtggttctccacaattttattattgataaagagagagtcaacgtggaactcgatgaacacatacaaaatccattgcctgattatcaagatcatcctctgcggacaactgtggagattgctcatatgagggaccaatttgctgcatactttgtttccgatgttggccgtgtttcatggcaagatgaaatggtctaa